Proteins from a single region of Pseudomonas quebecensis:
- a CDS encoding carbamoyltransferase family protein, translated as MALTILGLSGALSHDPSAALYIDGKLIAAAEEERFVRDKHAKNRMPYESAKFCLEQAGIKPSDVDVVAIPFAPISLFGEARWHYAKRYWYAPDRALDAILMGNRRYKRYRNKIVWCLEQLGFDPKKIKIEPVEHHLAHASSAYHCSGFQEKTAILGIDGKGEYATTFFGYGENGKIHKIKEFYDPDSLGGLYGAITEFLGFEMLDGEFKVMGMAPYGDASKYDFSRLASFENGELVINTDYANVIGLRRYKEKGKGFYFSPKLIEWLGPKREGDIADEPYIHYAASMQALFEKLALQMIDHYLGDILKNTGKLAFAGGCALNVKLNQKIIARDDVKELFVQPASGDAGTAVGAAAYVSHARGVPVEKMEHVYLGPSYSNEDVIAACAKHESKPNWRKIENMPQRIARIMVDGNPVAWFQGRMEFGPRALGGRSIIGCPSATGVADRINHQIKFRERWRPFCPSMLDTVAPQMIKVDHPAPFMTFTFEVAEEWKTRVPEVVHEDGTSRAQVLKREYNPRYYDMMKELEVLTGNGVSLNTSLNRRGEAMICSPTDALNMFFGSDLQYLIMEDILVVKDGVDPYDAVV; from the coding sequence GTGGCATTGACGATTCTTGGCCTGTCCGGCGCCCTTAGCCATGATCCTTCCGCAGCCCTGTATATCGACGGCAAGCTGATCGCGGCCGCCGAAGAAGAGCGCTTCGTACGCGACAAACATGCAAAGAACCGCATGCCCTACGAGTCGGCGAAGTTCTGCCTGGAGCAGGCCGGCATCAAGCCTTCGGACGTTGACGTGGTGGCGATCCCGTTCGCCCCGATCAGCCTGTTCGGCGAGGCGCGCTGGCACTATGCCAAGCGTTACTGGTACGCCCCGGACCGCGCGCTCGACGCGATCCTGATGGGCAATCGTCGCTACAAGCGCTATCGCAACAAGATCGTATGGTGCCTGGAGCAACTGGGCTTCGATCCCAAGAAGATCAAGATCGAGCCGGTCGAGCATCACCTTGCCCACGCCTCCAGTGCCTACCACTGCTCCGGCTTCCAGGAAAAAACCGCGATCCTCGGTATCGACGGTAAAGGCGAGTACGCCACCACGTTCTTCGGCTACGGCGAGAACGGCAAGATCCACAAAATCAAAGAATTCTACGACCCGGACTCCCTCGGCGGCCTGTACGGCGCGATCACCGAGTTCCTCGGTTTCGAAATGCTCGACGGCGAGTTCAAGGTCATGGGCATGGCGCCGTATGGCGATGCCAGCAAGTACGACTTCTCGCGCCTGGCCTCGTTTGAAAACGGCGAGCTGGTGATCAACACCGACTACGCCAACGTCATCGGCCTGCGTCGCTACAAAGAGAAGGGCAAGGGCTTCTACTTCTCGCCGAAACTGATCGAGTGGCTGGGCCCCAAACGCGAAGGCGATATCGCCGACGAACCCTACATCCACTACGCCGCCAGCATGCAGGCGCTGTTTGAAAAGCTGGCCTTGCAGATGATCGACCACTATCTGGGCGACATTCTGAAGAACACCGGCAAGCTGGCCTTCGCCGGTGGCTGTGCGCTGAACGTCAAGCTGAACCAGAAAATCATCGCCCGTGACGACGTCAAAGAGCTGTTCGTGCAGCCGGCGTCCGGCGATGCCGGCACCGCTGTCGGTGCGGCCGCCTATGTGTCCCACGCCCGTGGTGTGCCGGTGGAGAAGATGGAACACGTCTACCTCGGCCCGTCCTACAGCAACGAAGACGTGATTGCCGCGTGCGCCAAGCACGAGAGCAAGCCGAACTGGCGCAAGATCGAGAACATGCCGCAGCGCATCGCCAGAATCATGGTCGACGGCAACCCGGTGGCCTGGTTCCAGGGCCGCATGGAGTTTGGCCCGCGTGCGCTGGGCGGTCGTTCGATCATCGGTTGCCCGAGCGCCACCGGCGTGGCCGACCGCATCAACCACCAGATCAAGTTCCGCGAGCGCTGGAGGCCTTTCTGCCCGTCGATGCTCGACACCGTAGCCCCGCAGATGATCAAGGTCGATCACCCGGCGCCGTTCATGACCTTCACTTTTGAAGTGGCCGAAGAATGGAAAACCCGGGTGCCGGAAGTGGTCCATGAAGATGGCACCTCGCGCGCCCAAGTGCTCAAGCGTGAGTACAACCCGCGCTACTACGACATGATGAAAGAGCTGGAAGTCCTCACCGGTAACGGTGTGTCGTTGAACACCTCGCTCAACCGCCGTGGCGAAGCGATGATCTGCTCGCCCACCGACGCGCTGAACATGTTCTTCGGCTCCGACCTGCAGTACCTGATCATGGAAGACATCCTGGTGGTCAAGGATGGCGTGGACCCTTATGACGCTGTGGTCTAA
- a CDS encoding YceK/YidQ family lipoprotein, producing MKTLSCVLWLPVLLVLAGCGTINTVFRPDAVTSQNLKDSRSHCDNVPRIYSGVIYGFCTLNGEPAPDKNLQDSGQIGLGRDSIPAIAVEFVASGVLDTLALPYTIYRQNKDGSIEIYR from the coding sequence GTGAAGACTCTGTCCTGCGTCTTATGGTTGCCTGTGCTGCTGGTGCTGGCCGGTTGCGGCACGATCAACACCGTGTTCCGCCCCGACGCCGTGACCAGCCAGAATCTCAAGGATTCGCGCAGCCACTGCGACAACGTACCGCGCATCTACAGCGGTGTGATCTATGGGTTCTGTACGCTCAATGGCGAGCCTGCCCCTGATAAGAACCTGCAGGACAGCGGCCAGATTGGGCTGGGGCGCGATTCGATACCGGCCATCGCGGTCGAGTTCGTGGCGTCCGGCGTACTGGACACATTGGCACTGCCTTATACGATCTATCGCCAGAACAAGGATGGCAGCATCGAGATCTACCGCTAG